A genome region from Tursiops truncatus isolate mTurTru1 chromosome 15, mTurTru1.mat.Y, whole genome shotgun sequence includes the following:
- the TGFB1I1 gene encoding transforming growth factor beta-1-induced transcript 1 protein isoform X2 — protein MPRSGALKERPPEPLTSPLTQMGSGESSGASGDKDHLYSTVCKPRSPKPAAPAAPPFSSSCGVLGTGLCELDRLLQELNATQFNITDEIMSQFPSSKETAGEQKEDQSEDKKRPSLPPSPSPVLPKPSATSATLELDRLMASLSDFRVQNHLPASGPTQPPVPSSVNEGSSSPPGPAGKGSLDTMLGLLQSDLSRRGVPTQAKGLCGSCNKPIAGQVVTALGRAWHPEHFVCGGCSTALGGSSFFEKDGAPFCPECYFERFSPRCGLCNQPIRHKMVTALGTHWHPEHFCCVSCGEPFGDEGFHEREGRPYCRRDFLQLFAPRCQGCQGPILDNYISALSALWHPDCFVCRECFAPFSGGSFFEHEGRPLCENHFHARRGSLCATCGLPVTGRCVSALGRRFHPDHFTCTFCLRPLTKGSFQERAGKPYCQPCFLKLFG, from the exons ATGCCAAGGTCAGGGGCTCTAAAAGAGCGGCCCCCAGAGCCCCTCACGTCTCCTCTGACACAG ATGGGGTCCGGGGAATCTTCAGGAGCCTCTGGGGACAAGGATCATCTGTACAG CACGGTATGCAAGCCTCGGTCCCCGAAGCCTGCggcccctgcagcccctccaTTCTCCTCTTCCTGTGGTGTCTTGGGCACGGGTCTCTGTGAGCTAGACCGGTTGCTTCAGGAACTTAACGCTACTCAGTTCAACATCACAG ATGAAATAATGTCTCAGTTCCCATCTAGCAAGGAGACTGCAGGAGAGCAGAAGGAGGACCAATCTGAGGACAAGAAAAGGCCCAGCCT CCCTCCCAGTCCATCCCCTGTTCTCCCAAAGCCTTCGGCCACCTCAGCCACCCTGGAGCTAGATAGGCTGATGGCCTCACTCTCTGACTTCCGTGTCCAGAATCAT CTTCCGGCCTCTGGGCCAACCCAGCCACCAGTGCCAAGCTCCGTGAATGAGGGCTCCTCCTCCCCACCAGGGCCCGCTGGCAAAGGCAGCCTAGACACCATGCTGGGGCTGCTTCAGTCTGACCTCAGCCGCCGAGGCGTTCCCACCCAAGCCAAGGGCCTCTGTGGCTCCTGCAATAAACCCATTGCTGGGCAA GTGGTGACGGCGCTCGGCCGCGCTTGGCACCCTGAGCACTTCGTATGCGGTGGCTGTTCCACAGCCCTGGGAGGCAGCAGCTTCTTCGAGAAGGATGGAGCTCCCTTCTGTCCCGAGTGCTACTTCGAGCGCTTCTCCCCACGATGTGGCCTCTGCAATCAACCCATCCGACAC AAGATGGTTACTGCCTTGGGCACCCACTGGCACCCGGAGCATTTCTGCTGCGTCAGTTGCGGGGAGCCCTTCGGAGATGAGG GTTTCCACGAGCGGGAGGGCCGCCCCTACTGCCGCCGAGACTTCCTGCAGCTCTTCGCCCCGCGCTGCCAGGGCTGCCAAGGCCCCATTCTGGATAACTACATCTCGGCGCTCAGCGCACTCTGGCACCCAGACTGTTTTGTCTGCAGG GAATGCTTCGCGCCCTTCTCGGGAGGCAGCTTTTTTGAGCACGAGGGCCGTCCGCTGTGCGAGAACCATTTCCACGCGCGGCGCGGGTCGCTGTGCGCCACGTGTGGCCTCCCGGTGACCGGCCGATGCGTGTCGGCCCTGGGCCGCCGCTTCCATCCGGACCACTTCACCTGCACCTTCTGCCTGCGCCCGCTCACCAAGGGCTCCTTCCAGGAGCGGGCGGGCAAGCCCTACTGCCAGCCCTGCTTCCTCAAGCTCTTCGGCTGA
- the TGFB1I1 gene encoding transforming growth factor beta-1-induced transcript 1 protein isoform X1: protein MEDLDALLSDLETTTSHMPRSGALKERPPEPLTSPLTQMGSGESSGASGDKDHLYSTVCKPRSPKPAAPAAPPFSSSCGVLGTGLCELDRLLQELNATQFNITDEIMSQFPSSKETAGEQKEDQSEDKKRPSLPPSPSPVLPKPSATSATLELDRLMASLSDFRVQNHLPASGPTQPPVPSSVNEGSSSPPGPAGKGSLDTMLGLLQSDLSRRGVPTQAKGLCGSCNKPIAGQVVTALGRAWHPEHFVCGGCSTALGGSSFFEKDGAPFCPECYFERFSPRCGLCNQPIRHKMVTALGTHWHPEHFCCVSCGEPFGDEGFHEREGRPYCRRDFLQLFAPRCQGCQGPILDNYISALSALWHPDCFVCRECFAPFSGGSFFEHEGRPLCENHFHARRGSLCATCGLPVTGRCVSALGRRFHPDHFTCTFCLRPLTKGSFQERAGKPYCQPCFLKLFG from the exons ATGGAGGACCTGG ATGCCCTGCTCTCTGACCTGGAGACCACAACCTCTCACATGCCAAGGTCAGGGGCTCTAAAAGAGCGGCCCCCAGAGCCCCTCACGTCTCCTCTGACACAG ATGGGGTCCGGGGAATCTTCAGGAGCCTCTGGGGACAAGGATCATCTGTACAG CACGGTATGCAAGCCTCGGTCCCCGAAGCCTGCggcccctgcagcccctccaTTCTCCTCTTCCTGTGGTGTCTTGGGCACGGGTCTCTGTGAGCTAGACCGGTTGCTTCAGGAACTTAACGCTACTCAGTTCAACATCACAG ATGAAATAATGTCTCAGTTCCCATCTAGCAAGGAGACTGCAGGAGAGCAGAAGGAGGACCAATCTGAGGACAAGAAAAGGCCCAGCCT CCCTCCCAGTCCATCCCCTGTTCTCCCAAAGCCTTCGGCCACCTCAGCCACCCTGGAGCTAGATAGGCTGATGGCCTCACTCTCTGACTTCCGTGTCCAGAATCAT CTTCCGGCCTCTGGGCCAACCCAGCCACCAGTGCCAAGCTCCGTGAATGAGGGCTCCTCCTCCCCACCAGGGCCCGCTGGCAAAGGCAGCCTAGACACCATGCTGGGGCTGCTTCAGTCTGACCTCAGCCGCCGAGGCGTTCCCACCCAAGCCAAGGGCCTCTGTGGCTCCTGCAATAAACCCATTGCTGGGCAA GTGGTGACGGCGCTCGGCCGCGCTTGGCACCCTGAGCACTTCGTATGCGGTGGCTGTTCCACAGCCCTGGGAGGCAGCAGCTTCTTCGAGAAGGATGGAGCTCCCTTCTGTCCCGAGTGCTACTTCGAGCGCTTCTCCCCACGATGTGGCCTCTGCAATCAACCCATCCGACAC AAGATGGTTACTGCCTTGGGCACCCACTGGCACCCGGAGCATTTCTGCTGCGTCAGTTGCGGGGAGCCCTTCGGAGATGAGG GTTTCCACGAGCGGGAGGGCCGCCCCTACTGCCGCCGAGACTTCCTGCAGCTCTTCGCCCCGCGCTGCCAGGGCTGCCAAGGCCCCATTCTGGATAACTACATCTCGGCGCTCAGCGCACTCTGGCACCCAGACTGTTTTGTCTGCAGG GAATGCTTCGCGCCCTTCTCGGGAGGCAGCTTTTTTGAGCACGAGGGCCGTCCGCTGTGCGAGAACCATTTCCACGCGCGGCGCGGGTCGCTGTGCGCCACGTGTGGCCTCCCGGTGACCGGCCGATGCGTGTCGGCCCTGGGCCGCCGCTTCCATCCGGACCACTTCACCTGCACCTTCTGCCTGCGCCCGCTCACCAAGGGCTCCTTCCAGGAGCGGGCGGGCAAGCCCTACTGCCAGCCCTGCTTCCTCAAGCTCTTCGGCTGA
- the SLC5A2 gene encoding sodium/glucose cotransporter 2 isoform X2: MCPKPRPLPTPVPQSMCRTNRGTVGGYFLAGRSMAWWPVGASLFASNIGSGHFVGLAGTGAASGLAVAGFEWNALFVVLLLGWLFVPVYLTAGVITMPQYLRKRFGGRRIRLYLSVLSLFLYIFTKISVDMFSGAVFIQQALGWNIYASVIALLVITMIYTVTGGLAALMYTDTVQTFVILAGAFVLMGYAFHEVGGYSGLFDKYLGAMTSLTVSEDPAVGNISSSCYLPRPDSYHLLRDPVTGDLPWPALLLGLTIVSSWYWCSDQVIVQRCLAGKNLTHIKAGCILCGYLKLMPMFLMVMPGMISRILYPGNVQTRCRHSRVVPFPADEVACVVPEVCKRVCGTEVGCSNIAYPRLVVKLMPNGLRGLMLAVMLAALMSSLASIFNSSSTLFTMDIYTRLRPRAGDRELLLVGRLWVVFIVAVSVAWLPVVQAAQGGQLFDYIQSVSSYLAPPVSAVFVLALFVPRVNEKGAFWGLIGGLLMGLARLVPEFSFGSGSCVRPSACPALLCRVHYLYFAIVLFVCSGFLTLVVSLCTPPIPRKHVSTGLWTRQQTWAAAGPLHQQSASLLPRTPSG; the protein is encoded by the exons ATGTGCCCCAAACCCAGGCCTCTCCCCACTCCCGTCCCCCAGTCCATGTGCAGAACCAACAGAGGCACCGTTGGCGGCTACTTCCTGGCGGGACGAAGCATGGCGTGGTGGCCG GTCGGGGCCTCTCTCTTCGCCAGCAACATCGGCAGTGGCCATTTCGTGGGCCTGGCAGGGACGGGCGCGGCAAGTGGCCTGGCTGTGGCTGGATTTGAGTGGAAT GCGCTGTTCGTGGTGCTGCTACTTGGCTGGCTCTTCGTGCCCGTGTACCTGACCGCGGGCGTCATTACGATGCCGCAGTACCTGCGCAAGCGCTTTGGCGGCCGTCGAATCCGCCTCTACTTGTCCGTGCTCTCGCTTTTTCTGTACATCTTCACCAAGATTTCG GTGGATATGTTCTCCGGGGCAGTATTCATTCAACAGGCTCTGGGCTGGAATATCTATGCCTCCGTCATCGCGCTTCTGGTCATCACCATGATCTACACTGTGACAG GAGGGCTGGCAGCGCTGATGTACACGGATACGGTGCAGACCTTCGTCATTCTCGCGGGGGCCTTCGTACTCATGGGTTACG CCTTCCACGAGGTGGGCGGGTATTCGGGGCTTTTCGACAAATACCTGGGGGCAATGACGTCCCTGACGGTGTCCGAGGATCCGGCGGTGGGCAACATCTCCAGCTCCTGCTATCTACCCCGGCCCGACTCCTACCATCTGCTCCGGGACCCTGTGACGGGGGACCTGCCGTGGCCTGCGCTGCTTCTGGGGCTTACCATTGTCTCAAGCTGGTACTGGTGCAGCGACCAG GTCATAGTGCAGCGCTGTCTGGCTGGGAAAAACCTGACCCACATCAAGGCGGGCTGCATCCTGTGCGGCTACTTGAAGCTGATGCCCATGTTCCTCATGGTCATGCCGGGCATGATCAGCCGCATTCTTTACCCGGGTAAC GTTCAGACCCGGTGCCGCCATAGCCGCGTCGTGCCCTTTCCCGCAGACGAGGTGGCGTGCGTGGTGCCAGAGGTGTGTAAGCGCGTGTGTGGCACCGAGGTGGGGTGCTCCAACATCGCCTACCCGCGGCTCGTCGTGAAGCTCATGCCCAACG GTCTGCGCGGACTCATGCTGGCGGTCATGCTGGCCGCGCTCATGTCCTCGCTGGCCTCGATCTTTAACAGCAGCAGCACGCTTTTCACCATGGACATCTACACGCGCCTGCGGCCCCGCGCGGGCGACCGCGAGTTGCTGCTAGTAGGACG GCTCTGGGTGGTGTTCATCGTGGCCGTGTCGGTGGCCTGGCTTCCCGTGGTACAGGCAGCGCAGGGCGGGCAGCTCTTTGATTACATCCAGTCGGTCTCCAGCTACCTGGCGCCGCCGGTGTCGGCTGTCTTCGTGCTGGCGCTCTTCGTGCCCCGCGTCAATGAGAAG GGCGCCTTCTGGGGACTGATCGGGGGCCTGCTGATGGGTCTGGCACGCCTGGTTCCCGAGTTCTCCTTTGGCTCGGGCAGCTGCGTGCGCCCCTCGGCGTGCCCCGCACTCCTCTGCCGCGTGCACTACCTCTACTTCGCCATCGTGCTCTTCGTCTGCTCCGGCTTCCTCACCCTCGTGGTCTCGCTGTGCACACCGCCCATCCCGCGCAAGCACGTAAGTACGGGCCTCTGGACCAGGCAACAAACGTGGGCTGCTGCGGGCCCTCTCCACCAGCAGTCGGCCAGCCTGCTTCCCAGAACTCCCAGTGGGTAG